Proteins encoded by one window of Kribbella italica:
- a CDS encoding AraC family transcriptional regulator, whose translation MEDFELQAHRVHPALRPYLDDLIGYDYRGEPPELHRGLPSRSLTVVITLDEPLGIAWPDAPTQKFETLAGGLHSTAVRIGQSPNRAGLQLALTPAGSRALLGLPPSELASIVVPLDDVLGRPARELSEQLRETPSWAQRFAMVEQLLLEAWRNEPVPQPRAEICWAWQRLAQTSGGVGVQDLATEVGWGRRHLTERFRQEYGLAPKVAARVMRFEQAVQRLKHAPRTKLADLAADLGYADQAHLSREWNALAGCSPRQWIAEELPYVQDEPLVEKAESWT comes from the coding sequence ATGGAGGACTTCGAGCTGCAGGCGCACCGGGTGCATCCCGCGCTGCGCCCGTACCTCGACGACCTGATCGGCTACGACTACCGCGGGGAGCCGCCCGAGCTGCACCGCGGGCTGCCCTCCCGGTCGCTGACTGTGGTGATCACGCTGGACGAGCCGCTGGGCATCGCCTGGCCGGACGCGCCGACGCAGAAGTTCGAGACCCTCGCCGGTGGACTCCACTCGACAGCCGTGCGGATCGGCCAGTCCCCCAACCGGGCCGGGCTCCAGCTTGCGCTCACGCCGGCCGGCAGCCGCGCGCTGCTCGGTCTCCCACCGAGCGAGCTGGCCTCGATCGTGGTCCCGCTCGACGACGTACTCGGCCGGCCCGCCCGCGAGCTCAGCGAGCAACTGCGCGAGACACCCAGCTGGGCGCAGCGCTTCGCCATGGTGGAGCAACTGCTGCTCGAGGCCTGGCGCAACGAGCCTGTCCCCCAGCCCCGCGCCGAGATCTGCTGGGCCTGGCAACGGCTCGCACAGACCAGCGGCGGCGTCGGCGTACAGGACCTGGCGACCGAGGTCGGCTGGGGCCGGCGTCACCTGACCGAACGTTTCCGTCAGGAGTACGGACTCGCGCCCAAGGTCGCTGCCCGCGTGATGCGTTTCGAGCAAGCCGTCCAGCGGCTGAAGCACGCGCCGCGGACCAAACTCGCAGATCTGGCCGCCGATCTCGGCTACGCCGACCAGGCGCACCTGTCCCGGGAGTGGAACGCGCTCGCCGGCTGCTCGCCGCGGCAGTGGATCGCCGAGGAACTCCCATACGTTCAAGACGAACCTCTCGTGGAGAAGGCAGAGTCGTGGACATGA
- a CDS encoding methyltransferase domain-containing protein, whose amino-acid sequence MSTLDDAVPVATTGSDPMERLALSRAARDQVETWANGAQALALLTSLRDRGWTQFLLERRELAALADFSGLPPDRLTDVLAVLEAHGIVEQLDGHVQLSASFEALAAADAWIGLDDLLDRSELMTRLTRTAAEEPGPLPLTEPDALVVARAAGGAAGAVTKALYEQIFVPQLPELSAAIKAGPWLDAGCGVACATLTLASLYPEMEAVAIELVPTVAAETVRRAEAFGVTDRIDIRVMDARELDEADRFSGAFWAQPFFPEQTRAETLAMLLRVLQPGGVLLMQEMEPEPDEADRPAYSLRKLVAHGWGVPFGRTAKQLADEAKTAGFEIERLARTDFGRLVIARRPV is encoded by the coding sequence GTGAGCACACTTGACGACGCCGTACCGGTAGCCACCACCGGATCAGACCCGATGGAGCGGCTCGCGCTCTCCCGCGCCGCGCGAGACCAGGTGGAGACCTGGGCGAACGGTGCCCAGGCGCTGGCCCTGCTGACGTCCCTGCGGGACCGTGGGTGGACGCAGTTCCTCCTCGAACGCCGCGAGCTCGCCGCGCTCGCCGACTTCTCCGGCCTGCCGCCGGACCGGCTGACCGACGTCCTCGCCGTTCTCGAGGCGCACGGGATCGTGGAACAGTTGGACGGGCACGTACAGCTGAGCGCATCCTTCGAGGCGCTCGCCGCCGCGGATGCCTGGATCGGATTGGACGACCTGCTCGATCGCTCCGAACTGATGACACGGCTGACCCGTACGGCGGCCGAGGAGCCCGGACCGCTGCCGCTGACCGAGCCGGACGCGCTCGTGGTCGCTCGCGCGGCGGGTGGCGCGGCAGGCGCCGTGACGAAGGCGCTGTACGAGCAGATCTTCGTCCCGCAGTTGCCCGAGCTGTCCGCCGCGATCAAGGCCGGCCCGTGGCTCGACGCCGGCTGCGGAGTCGCCTGCGCGACGCTGACGCTGGCCTCCCTGTACCCGGAGATGGAGGCCGTCGCGATCGAGCTGGTCCCGACGGTCGCCGCTGAGACCGTACGACGGGCGGAGGCGTTCGGCGTGACGGATCGGATCGACATCCGGGTGATGGATGCGCGGGAGCTGGACGAAGCGGACAGGTTCAGCGGTGCGTTCTGGGCGCAGCCGTTCTTCCCCGAGCAGACCCGAGCGGAGACGCTCGCCATGCTGCTGCGGGTGCTGCAGCCAGGCGGCGTACTGCTGATGCAGGAGATGGAGCCCGAACCGGACGAGGCCGATCGACCGGCGTACAGCCTCCGGAAGCTGGTCGCGCACGGCTGGGGTGTGCCGTTCGGCCGGACCGCCAAGCAGTTGGCCGACGAGGCGAAGACCGCGGGTTTCGAGATCGAACGTCTGGCCCGCACCGACTTCGGCCGCCTGGTCATCGCCCGCCGCCCAGTCTGA
- a CDS encoding VOC family protein: MNTTQSTGRIGVWPTLIYRDGQAALKFLTEGLGFTLVASYPGVAEGSIAHAELLWPHGGGVMVSSVDRNAEPNEFDRFVGQAQGSYLVHDDPDSLYPQVIAAGAKVLREMREEDYGSRGFAVTDPEGNVWSVGTYAGETK; this comes from the coding sequence ATGAACACAACACAGAGCACTGGGCGGATCGGCGTCTGGCCGACGCTGATCTACCGCGACGGACAGGCCGCACTGAAGTTCCTCACCGAAGGGCTGGGGTTCACGCTGGTCGCCTCCTACCCCGGGGTCGCCGAGGGATCGATCGCGCACGCCGAACTGCTGTGGCCGCACGGTGGTGGGGTGATGGTCAGCTCGGTCGACCGCAACGCCGAACCCAATGAGTTCGACCGCTTCGTCGGCCAGGCACAGGGAAGTTATCTCGTTCACGACGATCCGGATTCCCTTTATCCACAGGTGATCGCGGCCGGTGCGAAGGTGCTGCGCGAGATGCGCGAGGAGGACTACGGATCGCGCGGGTTCGCCGTCACCGATCCCGAGGGCAACGTCTGGAGCGTCGGGACGTACGCCGGCGAGACCAAGTAA
- the recQ gene encoding DNA helicase RecQ: MAETTPELPDSEALQVLHRVFGYDAFRGEQRDIIETVVGGGDALVLMPTGGGKSLCYQIPALVRSGVGVVISPLIALMQDQVDALTALGVRAGFLNSTQDFEQRREVEQAFLAGDLDLLYLAPERLRVDATVRLLDQGKISLFAIDEAHCVSQWGHDFRPDYLMLSELHERWPDVPRIALTATATEATHAEIATRLNLTEARHFVASFDRPNIQYRIVGKDSPQRQLLDLLRTEHAGDAGIVYCLSRNSVEKTATFLTQNGIEAVPYHAGLDSRTRAKNQSRFLREDGLVVVATIAFGMGIDKPDVRFVAHLDLPKSVEGYYQETGRAGRDGLPSTAWLAYGLQDVVQQRKMIDTSEGDAAHRRRLGSHLDAMLALCETVQCRRVQLLAYFGQQGEPCGNCDTCLVPPESWDGTIPAQKLLSTVYRLQHERNQKFGAGQVIDILLGKTTEKIKQFRHDDLSVFGIGTELKDTEWRGVIRQLLAQRLLTVEGDYGTLLLTAESAEVLGRRRDVMMRREPERVGRSKSSGGGSKKKVVDLPAEAAPVFERLRAWRGATAKEQGVPAYVIFHDATLRQIATDLPGSLTELGKISGVGENKLAKYGEGVLEALAAE; the protein is encoded by the coding sequence GTGGCCGAAACGACACCGGAACTGCCAGACTCCGAAGCCCTGCAGGTCCTGCACAGGGTGTTCGGGTACGACGCGTTCCGCGGGGAGCAACGCGACATCATCGAGACCGTCGTCGGTGGTGGGGACGCGCTCGTCCTGATGCCGACCGGCGGCGGCAAGTCACTGTGCTACCAGATCCCCGCGCTGGTCAGATCCGGCGTCGGGGTGGTGATCTCGCCGCTGATCGCGCTGATGCAGGACCAGGTCGACGCGCTCACCGCGCTCGGCGTACGGGCCGGCTTCCTGAACTCGACGCAGGACTTCGAGCAGCGTCGCGAGGTCGAGCAGGCTTTCCTGGCCGGCGACCTCGACCTGCTCTACCTGGCGCCCGAGCGGCTGCGGGTCGACGCGACGGTCCGGCTGCTCGACCAGGGCAAGATCTCGTTGTTCGCGATCGACGAAGCGCACTGCGTGTCCCAGTGGGGGCACGACTTCCGCCCCGACTACCTGATGCTGTCGGAGCTGCACGAGCGCTGGCCGGACGTTCCGCGGATCGCGCTGACCGCGACGGCGACCGAGGCAACGCACGCCGAGATCGCCACCCGGCTGAACCTGACCGAGGCGCGGCACTTCGTCGCCAGCTTCGACCGGCCCAACATCCAGTACCGGATCGTCGGCAAGGACAGCCCGCAGCGCCAGCTGCTCGACCTGCTGCGCACCGAGCACGCCGGCGACGCGGGCATCGTCTACTGCCTGTCGCGTAACAGCGTCGAGAAGACCGCCACTTTTCTGACCCAGAACGGGATCGAGGCCGTGCCGTACCACGCCGGTCTGGACAGCCGGACGCGTGCGAAGAACCAGTCCCGCTTCCTGCGCGAGGACGGCCTGGTCGTGGTCGCGACGATCGCGTTCGGGATGGGCATCGACAAACCCGACGTACGGTTCGTCGCGCACCTGGACCTGCCGAAGTCGGTCGAGGGGTACTACCAGGAGACCGGACGCGCGGGTCGCGACGGTCTGCCGTCGACCGCCTGGCTCGCGTACGGGCTGCAGGACGTCGTGCAGCAGCGCAAGATGATCGACACGTCCGAAGGCGACGCGGCGCACCGGCGCCGGCTCGGTTCACACCTCGACGCGATGCTCGCGCTGTGCGAGACCGTGCAGTGCCGGCGGGTCCAGCTGCTCGCGTACTTCGGCCAGCAGGGCGAGCCGTGCGGCAACTGCGACACCTGTCTGGTCCCGCCGGAGTCGTGGGACGGCACGATCCCGGCGCAGAAGCTGCTCTCCACGGTGTACCGGCTGCAGCACGAGCGGAACCAGAAGTTCGGCGCCGGCCAGGTGATCGACATCCTGCTCGGCAAGACGACCGAGAAGATCAAGCAGTTCCGGCACGACGACCTGAGCGTCTTCGGCATCGGGACCGAGCTGAAGGACACCGAGTGGCGTGGGGTGATCCGGCAACTGCTGGCCCAGCGGCTGCTCACTGTCGAAGGTGACTACGGCACGCTGCTGCTGACGGCCGAGAGCGCCGAGGTGCTCGGTCGGCGCCGCGACGTGATGATGCGGCGCGAACCCGAGCGGGTCGGGCGGTCGAAGTCGTCGGGCGGCGGGAGCAAGAAGAAGGTCGTCGACCTGCCCGCCGAGGCGGCGCCGGTGTTCGAGCGGCTGCGCGCCTGGCGGGGCGCGACGGCGAAGGAGCAGGGCGTACCGGCGTACGTGATCTTCCACGATGCGACGCTGCGGCAGATCGCGACCGATCTGCCGGGCTCGTTGACGGAGCTGGGCAAGATCAGCGGCGTCGGCGAGAACAAGCTGGCCAAGTACGGCGAGGGGGTGCTGGAGGCGCTGGCTGCGGAGTAG